A stretch of the Negativicoccus succinicivorans genome encodes the following:
- the purM gene encoding phosphoribosylformylglycinamidine cyclo-ligase, whose product MSVNEREALTYAAAGVNIDAGNRAVELMKDAVKATYTDGVLGEVGGFGGLFSLGAIAMKEPVLVAGTDGVGTKLRLAIDRGEHTTIGQDCVAMCVNDVLVQGARPLFFLDYIATGELVPEQIATIVKGVAAACQESGCALLGGETAEMAGFYAPGDYDLAGFAVGLVDREKIITGERIASGDVIIGLPSSGVHSNGYSLVRRIISREELQLDQVYPGLERPLGEELLTPTRLYPKAILPLLDAVDVKGMVHITGGGFYDNIPRVLPKGLGAHIDGTSYPVPPIFGSLASWGNVSQHEMYRTFNMGLGMLVIVAPEDAEKALQNLADRGETAYRVGEVTTDGEVVVSGV is encoded by the coding sequence ATGTCCGTAAACGAACGGGAAGCACTGACGTATGCCGCTGCCGGCGTCAATATTGACGCGGGAAATCGGGCGGTGGAACTGATGAAAGATGCCGTTAAGGCGACCTATACCGATGGAGTGTTGGGCGAGGTCGGCGGTTTCGGCGGACTTTTTTCGCTGGGCGCGATCGCCATGAAAGAGCCGGTGCTGGTGGCCGGTACGGATGGCGTCGGCACCAAGCTGCGGTTGGCTATTGATCGCGGCGAACACACCACGATCGGGCAGGACTGCGTGGCGATGTGCGTGAATGACGTGCTCGTGCAGGGCGCGCGTCCGCTTTTTTTCCTCGATTATATTGCGACCGGTGAACTCGTTCCCGAACAGATCGCAACCATTGTGAAAGGCGTCGCGGCGGCCTGTCAGGAATCCGGCTGCGCGCTTTTGGGCGGGGAAACGGCGGAAATGGCCGGTTTCTACGCGCCGGGCGATTATGACCTGGCGGGATTCGCCGTCGGCCTCGTGGATCGTGAAAAAATTATCACCGGCGAACGCATTGCGTCGGGCGATGTGATTATCGGTTTGCCGTCGAGCGGCGTGCATTCGAACGGTTATTCGCTCGTGCGGCGCATTATTTCACGTGAAGAGCTCCAATTGGACCAAGTTTATCCGGGTTTGGAACGTCCGCTCGGTGAGGAATTGCTCACGCCGACGCGCTTGTATCCGAAAGCGATTTTGCCGCTTTTGGACGCGGTCGACGTCAAAGGTATGGTGCATATTACCGGCGGCGGATTTTACGATAATATTCCGCGCGTGTTGCCGAAAGGATTGGGCGCGCATATTGACGGCACGAGCTATCCGGTGCCGCCGATTTTCGGTTCGCTTGCGTCATGGGGCAATGTCTCGCAGCATGAGATGTACCGCACGTTCAATATGGGGCTCGGCATGCTCGTCATCGTCGCGCCCGAAGACGCGGAAAAAGCCTTGCAGAACTTGGCGGATCGCGGCGAAACCGCGTATCGCGTAGGAGAAGTCACAACGGACGGCGAAGTTGTCGTCAGCGGTGTGTAG
- the purF gene encoding amidophosphoribosyltransferase, with protein MAYDSIWDRIEEECGVFGIYDPDTSVPLSAYYGLFALQHRGQESAGITVADGQTMTTQADMGLVTEVFRDLPADNGKIAIGHVRYSTTGASIKENVQPLQVETDLGPVAIAHNGNLVNARLLREKQIKLGTTFRTTMDTEVIINLLARSEGGDVTERLQDVCQQIDGAYCLVVATATELYGVRDPQGYRPLCLGATDTGWVLASETCALDSVGAKFVRDIAPGQIVRIAADGPHFSSLVTPQSKRRQARCSFEYVYFARPDSVLDGESVYDARLNMGARLWEESGFTGDLVMSVPDSGNVAAIGYARASGIPYAEGLIKNRYMGRTFIQPTQEMRERSVKMKLNPVINNVAGKRVVLVDDSIVRGTTSGIIINLLRNAGAKEIALCVSSPTVEYPCYFGIDTSERNQLIAVTHTVEEIREHIGADRLHFLSQEGLAKAIAGLRKEDLCFACFDGDYRGPIPEQEEVCP; from the coding sequence ATGGCGTACGATTCCATATGGGACCGCATTGAGGAAGAGTGCGGGGTGTTCGGGATCTATGACCCCGACACCTCGGTGCCTCTTTCCGCCTACTACGGTTTATTTGCGTTGCAGCATCGCGGTCAGGAAAGCGCCGGGATCACGGTCGCCGACGGCCAAACGATGACGACGCAGGCGGACATGGGTCTGGTCACGGAAGTGTTCCGTGATTTGCCGGCGGATAACGGCAAAATCGCGATCGGTCATGTGCGTTACTCCACGACCGGCGCCAGCATTAAAGAAAACGTGCAGCCGCTGCAGGTGGAGACGGATCTCGGTCCGGTCGCGATCGCGCATAACGGCAACCTTGTGAACGCGCGCTTGCTGCGGGAAAAACAAATTAAGCTCGGCACGACATTTCGCACGACGATGGACACGGAAGTCATCATTAACTTGCTCGCGCGTTCCGAAGGCGGCGACGTCACGGAGCGTTTGCAAGATGTGTGTCAGCAAATCGACGGCGCGTACTGCTTAGTGGTCGCGACGGCGACGGAACTGTACGGCGTGCGCGATCCGCAAGGCTATCGTCCACTGTGCCTCGGCGCGACGGATACCGGCTGGGTTTTGGCGTCGGAAACCTGCGCGCTGGATTCGGTCGGCGCGAAATTCGTCCGCGACATCGCGCCGGGACAAATCGTGCGCATCGCCGCGGACGGTCCGCATTTCAGCTCTCTGGTCACGCCGCAAAGCAAGCGTCGGCAAGCGCGCTGCTCATTTGAATACGTGTATTTCGCGCGTCCCGATTCCGTTTTGGACGGGGAAAGCGTGTACGATGCGCGTCTCAACATGGGCGCCCGGTTATGGGAAGAATCCGGTTTCACCGGTGATCTCGTCATGAGCGTGCCGGACTCCGGCAATGTCGCGGCGATCGGCTATGCGCGCGCGTCGGGTATTCCCTACGCGGAAGGTCTGATTAAAAACCGCTACATGGGGCGCACCTTTATTCAGCCGACGCAGGAGATGCGGGAACGTTCCGTCAAAATGAAACTTAACCCGGTCATCAACAACGTCGCCGGCAAGCGCGTCGTCTTGGTGGACGATTCGATCGTGCGCGGCACGACGAGCGGGATTATTATCAATTTATTGCGCAACGCGGGCGCCAAAGAAATCGCGCTTTGCGTTTCCTCACCGACGGTGGAATATCCTTGCTATTTCGGCATTGATACTTCGGAGCGGAATCAGCTGATCGCGGTCACGCATACGGTGGAAGAAATTCGCGAACATATCGGCGCCGACCGTTTGCATTTCCTGTCGCAGGAAGGTTTGGCCAAAGCGATTGCGGGTTTGCGTAAAGAGGATCTTTGCTTTGCCTGCTTTGACGGCGATTATCGGGGACCGATCCCGGAACAGGAGGAAGTATGTCCGTAA
- the purC gene encoding phosphoribosylaminoimidazolesuccinocarboxamide synthase: MMEKLEMMYEGKAKQVFKTDRDDEVIVRYKDDATAFNGAKKGTITDKGVLNNKITTFFFDLLAKNGVPTHFIERLDDREQRVKKLSIIPLEVIIRNRCAGSMAKRYGREEGEELAFPTIEFCLKDDALDDPLINTYHIRALNIASQEDLDTITKLAFKVNDVLKQFLAEKEVILVDFKLEFGKDTEGNILLGDEISPDTCRFWDANTLEKLDKDRFRRDLGNVEEAYHEMLRRLTGKEN; this comes from the coding sequence ATGATGGAAAAATTGGAAATGATGTACGAAGGCAAAGCGAAACAGGTATTCAAAACGGATCGCGACGACGAAGTTATCGTTCGTTATAAAGATGACGCGACGGCATTCAACGGCGCGAAAAAAGGCACCATTACCGACAAAGGCGTATTAAATAATAAGATTACGACATTCTTCTTTGATCTTTTGGCGAAAAACGGCGTGCCGACGCATTTCATCGAACGCTTGGATGACCGTGAACAGCGCGTCAAAAAACTTTCGATCATTCCGTTGGAAGTCATTATCCGCAACCGCTGCGCCGGTTCGATGGCGAAACGCTACGGCCGCGAAGAAGGCGAAGAACTCGCTTTCCCGACGATTGAATTCTGCCTGAAAGATGACGCGCTCGATGATCCGCTGATCAATACGTACCACATTCGCGCGCTCAACATCGCGTCGCAGGAAGACTTGGACACCATCACGAAACTCGCGTTCAAGGTCAACGATGTTCTGAAACAATTCCTGGCGGAAAAAGAAGTTATTTTGGTTGACTTCAAATTGGAATTCGGCAAAGACACGGAAGGCAACATTTTGCTCGGCGATGAAATCTCTCCGGACACCTGCCGCTTCTGGGATGCGAACACCTTGGAAAAACTCGACAAAGATCGTTTCCGTCGCGATCTCGGTAATGTGGAAGAGGCGTATCATGAAATGCTGCGCCGCCTGACAGGAAAAGAAAACTGA
- the purE gene encoding 5-(carboxyamino)imidazole ribonucleotide mutase yields the protein MRVAVVMGSDSDWKVMQGAVNILKEFGVEHRVAIASAHRTPEKLAQFVHDEEAAGATCFIAGAGAAAHLPGVVASLTCRPVIGVPLAASLGGLDALLAIVQMPSGMPVATVAIGGAKNAALLAIQIGAASDEKLARQFADYRKEQAEKVEKKDQKLQAEL from the coding sequence ATGAGAGTAGCGGTAGTTATGGGCAGCGACTCCGACTGGAAAGTCATGCAGGGCGCTGTCAACATCCTGAAAGAATTCGGTGTCGAACATCGTGTGGCGATTGCGTCGGCGCATCGCACGCCGGAAAAATTGGCGCAATTTGTGCATGATGAAGAAGCGGCCGGTGCGACCTGCTTTATCGCGGGCGCGGGCGCGGCCGCGCATTTACCGGGTGTAGTGGCAAGCTTGACCTGCCGCCCCGTGATCGGCGTACCGTTGGCGGCCAGCTTAGGCGGGCTCGATGCGTTGCTGGCTATTGTGCAGATGCCGAGCGGCATGCCGGTGGCGACGGTCGCCATCGGCGGCGCGAAAAACGCGGCGCTGCTCGCGATCCAAATCGGCGCGGCAAGCGATGAAAAACTCGCGCGGCAATTTGCCGATTACCGCAAAGAACAGGCCGAAAAAGTGGAAAAGAAAGATCAGAAACTGCAAGCTGAATTATAA
- a CDS encoding NCS2 family permease, which translates to MLEKLFALTERNTDVKTEIMAGITTFITMAYILFVAPSVMGAAGMDKNAVLIATCLASGIITIAMGLFVNYPICLAPGVGLIAFYAFTVVLGMGVPWQTALGAVFISGLVFLVLTLTHVRQMIIEGIPNGLKAAITVGIGLFITIIGLKMSGLMTVVLSLAPDTLAAAVAGAGHTVATTNDTLFTLGALDNPRHLVTVFGLLFTALLMGRGINGSILIGILTTTVVAYATGVAQLPPNFTPFMLPDFSNNAFFQLDILGAVHMGLITIIFTFTFVELFDSMGTMIGTATKAGLVDPKTGRFPGMGKALFVDACGVSLGSLLGASTVTAFVESAAGVGAGGRTGLTAVTCGILFIISLFLTPVMLLIPDVATSPALILVGALMLEGVQQIDFSDFTEVFPAFLTIVMMPFTYSIANGISAGLVAYPLMKIVTGKAREVHPIVYVLAVLIVARYIFLSE; encoded by the coding sequence ATGCTGGAGAAATTGTTTGCGCTGACAGAGCGCAATACGGATGTCAAGACGGAGATCATGGCGGGGATTACGACGTTCATCACTATGGCGTACATCCTCTTTGTCGCACCGAGCGTCATGGGTGCGGCGGGGATGGATAAAAACGCGGTGCTGATCGCGACTTGTCTCGCGTCGGGCATCATTACGATCGCGATGGGATTGTTCGTAAATTACCCGATTTGTTTGGCGCCGGGCGTCGGCTTGATCGCCTTTTACGCGTTTACCGTGGTGTTGGGCATGGGCGTGCCTTGGCAAACCGCATTGGGCGCCGTTTTTATTTCCGGACTCGTCTTCTTGGTATTGACGCTCACGCATGTGCGGCAAATGATTATTGAAGGCATCCCCAACGGTTTGAAAGCGGCGATTACCGTCGGGATCGGTCTTTTCATCACGATCATCGGTTTGAAAATGAGCGGTCTGATGACAGTCGTCTTATCGCTTGCGCCGGATACGCTGGCGGCGGCGGTGGCCGGTGCCGGACATACGGTCGCAACGACGAATGATACATTATTTACACTGGGCGCGCTGGATAATCCGCGCCACTTGGTGACGGTGTTCGGACTTTTGTTTACCGCGCTTTTAATGGGCCGCGGGATTAACGGTTCGATTTTGATCGGCATTTTGACGACGACGGTAGTCGCGTACGCGACGGGAGTGGCGCAGTTGCCGCCGAATTTCACGCCGTTCATGTTGCCGGATTTCAGCAATAACGCGTTCTTCCAGTTGGATATTTTAGGCGCGGTTCATATGGGTCTGATTACGATCATCTTTACGTTTACTTTTGTGGAATTGTTTGACTCGATGGGCACGATGATCGGCACGGCGACGAAAGCGGGTCTCGTCGATCCGAAAACGGGACGCTTCCCCGGCATGGGCAAGGCGTTATTTGTCGATGCGTGCGGCGTGTCGCTCGGTTCGCTTTTGGGCGCGAGCACGGTCACGGCGTTCGTCGAAAGCGCGGCCGGCGTCGGCGCGGGCGGACGCACGGGTCTGACAGCGGTCACTTGTGGTATCTTATTTATTATCAGTTTGTTCTTAACACCGGTCATGCTTTTGATTCCGGATGTCGCGACGAGCCCGGCGCTGATTTTGGTCGGCGCATTGATGCTCGAAGGCGTGCAGCAAATTGATTTTTCCGATTTCACGGAAGTATTCCCGGCGTTCTTGACTATTGTCATGATGCCGTTTACGTACAGTATTGCCAACGGTATTTCGGCCGGTCTGGTCGCTTATCCGTTGATGAAAATAGTGACGGGCAAAGCGCGGGAAGTTCATCCGATCGTCTATGTCTTGGCGGTGCTCATTGTGGCGCGCTATATCTTTTTAAGCGAATAG
- a CDS encoding TIGR00730 family Rossman fold protein, whose protein sequence is MIAESLENNLKVVVYCGSRFGNEAMYRDAAVALGTRIGELGATLVFGGGKIGLMGVVADSVMAAGGKTWGIMPRFLVDKEQAHRGLDRLEIVSTMHERKARMIELGDHFVALPGGVGTLEEIYEVLSWRHLALVDGSVSMYNVGGFYDGAAQLFERVLQSGFLPADEQSILTISDDLETISAQWKNNKNVRNIENNK, encoded by the coding sequence ATGATTGCGGAGAGTTTGGAAAACAACTTGAAAGTCGTTGTGTATTGCGGTTCGCGTTTCGGTAATGAGGCCATGTACCGTGACGCGGCGGTAGCTTTGGGGACGCGCATCGGCGAGCTCGGCGCGACGCTTGTTTTTGGCGGCGGCAAAATCGGTCTGATGGGCGTTGTCGCCGACAGCGTCATGGCGGCGGGCGGCAAAACCTGGGGCATCATGCCGCGTTTTCTGGTCGATAAAGAGCAGGCGCATCGGGGCTTGGATCGGCTTGAAATCGTTTCCACGATGCACGAGCGCAAAGCGCGCATGATCGAGCTCGGGGATCATTTTGTGGCGCTGCCCGGCGGTGTCGGCACGCTGGAAGAAATTTATGAAGTGCTTTCGTGGCGCCATTTGGCGTTGGTTGACGGCAGCGTTTCCATGTACAATGTCGGCGGCTTCTACGACGGCGCGGCGCAACTTTTCGAGCGCGTGCTGCAGTCGGGCTTTTTGCCGGCGGATGAACAATCTATTTTAACCATCAGCGATGATTTGGAAACGATCTCGGCACAATGGAAAAATAATAAAAATGTTCGGAACATAGAGAACAATAAATAG
- a CDS encoding Rid family detoxifying hydrolase has translation MANIITDQAPAAVGPYVQGKTANGWCYVSGQLGLDPATGELSNDAVAQLVQALTNAAAILEAAGLSKEDIVKVTLYITDMGGFQTLNEAYAEFFGATKPARTCVEVSALPKGGAVVVDVIAYDEGAQ, from the coding sequence ATGGCGAATATTATTACCGATCAGGCGCCGGCGGCAGTCGGCCCGTATGTACAGGGGAAAACGGCGAACGGCTGGTGCTATGTGTCGGGTCAGTTGGGATTGGATCCCGCCACGGGCGAACTGTCAAACGATGCGGTCGCGCAACTCGTGCAGGCGCTTACCAATGCGGCGGCGATTTTGGAGGCGGCCGGACTTTCAAAAGAAGATATTGTTAAAGTAACGCTCTATATTACCGACATGGGCGGGTTTCAAACGCTCAACGAAGCGTACGCGGAATTTTTCGGAGCGACCAAGCCGGCGCGCACTTGCGTGGAAGTTTCCGCACTGCCGAAAGGCGGCGCCGTCGTTGTCGATGTCATCGCGTATGATGAGGGCGCGCAATGA
- a CDS encoding TetR/AcrR family transcriptional regulator, with translation MNRKLTGKGLRVRDRMIQETARIIREQGFKQATVRAISERAGVNIASIRYYFGSKDELIGAAIDYLMNNFENIVHYLEKGDVAPEERLFSFMRNYFRLANIHPALYRSISYSPTEEHQNTYFIYTNLLHDRCWDPILRTISEYTGVRDQALLQIKTLQLFASLEYPLILHSNRSEGPGLAYIYPNHLDDYIRVLIASLKTVQNISAGKK, from the coding sequence ATGAATCGCAAATTAACAGGCAAAGGCTTACGAGTTCGCGACCGTATGATCCAAGAAACCGCGCGCATTATCCGCGAACAAGGTTTCAAACAGGCCACTGTCCGCGCCATTTCCGAGCGCGCCGGCGTGAATATCGCTTCGATCCGCTACTATTTCGGCTCGAAAGATGAGCTAATCGGCGCTGCCATCGACTATTTGATGAACAATTTCGAAAATATTGTTCACTACTTGGAAAAAGGGGACGTCGCTCCGGAAGAACGGCTATTTTCGTTTATGCGCAATTACTTCCGCTTAGCGAATATTCACCCGGCGCTGTACCGCTCGATTTCGTATTCGCCGACCGAAGAGCATCAGAATACGTATTTTATCTACACCAACTTGTTGCATGACCGCTGCTGGGATCCTATTTTGCGGACGATTTCCGAATACACCGGCGTGCGTGATCAGGCGCTTTTGCAAATCAAAACGCTCCAGCTTTTCGCGTCCCTCGAGTATCCGCTGATCCTCCATTCCAATCGCTCGGAAGGGCCGGGCCTCGCCTACATTTACCCGAACCATTTGGATGATTACATTCGCGTACTGATCGCCTCTCTGAAAACGGTTCAAAATATTTCGGCGGGCAAAAAATAA
- the ileS gene encoding isoleucine--tRNA ligase: MDYGKTLHLPQTEFPMRGNLPKREPQWLDFWQEHDIYKKRLAQREGAESFVLHDGPPYANGYLHIGHAMNKTLKDIIMKYKTMRGYYTPYRPGWDTHGLPIEHAVIKNTGLNRAEMSPLELRAKCLAYAKEFIEIQKKDFIRFGVMGDWDRPYLTFDPKLEDRELAVFGEMAKKGYIYKGRKTVYWCPVCETALAEAEIEYADKKSFSIFVKFPLIDARGFLPEGANEDNAFCVIWTTTPWTLPANMAIAMHPEIDYVWVKAGDEYYLMARDLVESALGACKIADYEVVSEPKKGQELEGMVFHHPFLERTSSVILGEHVTLDAGTGCVHTAPGHGVEDFEVGKKYGLDILSPVDDKGNLTAEAGEDLAGLNVLDGADVAVIKKLAHAGKLLGKSTLHHQFAHCWRSKNPVIYRATEQWFASVDDFRDDALKAVNDTEFIPSWGRERLYNMVADRQDWCISRQRVWGVPIPIFYCNDCHEAVITDETMATVRAKVREEGTDAWWKYEAKDLLPENFACPHCGGHEFTKESNIMDVWFDSGSTWSGVLEQEGSELYPASMYLEGSDQHRGWFQSSLLTSVAVNGHAPYKTVLTHGFTMDGEGRKMSKSLGNTVAPQEIINQFGADVMRLLVSSADYQSDVRLSPKIVKQMSDVYRKIRNTFRFLLGNLSDFRPGVDDVAYEQLEEIDRWALLRLEEVREKVTQAYENYEFHVMYHVIHNYCTVDLSAMYLDIVKDRLYAETATSVTRRAAQTVLYQILQTLVRLIAPVLSFTAEEIWQAMPAVDAKAESVHLTDWPKAVEEHRDAELGQRWEKRLTLRTDILKALEAARQDKVIGHPLDAKVILHAAGETYDELMRIVDELAALAIVSEVEVVEGTAGAAGMQAETTPDLICEIQKSTAPKCERCWIHSETVGDSAEHPTVCARCARVLAEEAVQE; encoded by the coding sequence ATGGATTACGGGAAAACATTACATTTGCCGCAAACGGAATTTCCGATGCGCGGCAACTTGCCGAAACGGGAACCGCAGTGGTTGGATTTTTGGCAGGAACATGATATTTATAAAAAACGATTAGCGCAACGGGAAGGCGCGGAGTCATTCGTGTTGCATGACGGCCCGCCGTACGCTAACGGCTACCTGCACATCGGTCACGCGATGAATAAAACGCTGAAAGACATCATCATGAAATACAAGACGATGCGAGGCTACTACACGCCGTATCGTCCGGGCTGGGATACGCACGGACTGCCGATTGAACACGCCGTCATCAAAAACACGGGCCTCAATCGCGCGGAAATGTCGCCGTTGGAATTGCGCGCTAAATGCCTTGCCTACGCGAAAGAATTTATCGAAATTCAAAAGAAAGACTTCATTCGTTTCGGCGTTATGGGCGATTGGGATCGTCCGTATTTGACGTTCGATCCGAAATTGGAAGATCGTGAACTCGCCGTATTCGGTGAGATGGCGAAAAAAGGTTACATTTATAAAGGCCGCAAAACCGTGTACTGGTGTCCGGTGTGTGAAACGGCGCTGGCGGAAGCGGAAATCGAATACGCGGATAAAAAATCGTTTTCGATCTTCGTCAAATTCCCGCTGATCGACGCGCGCGGCTTCCTGCCGGAAGGCGCGAATGAAGACAATGCGTTCTGCGTCATTTGGACGACGACGCCGTGGACCTTGCCGGCCAATATGGCGATCGCCATGCATCCGGAAATCGACTACGTCTGGGTCAAAGCGGGAGACGAGTACTACCTGATGGCGCGGGATCTGGTGGAATCCGCGCTGGGGGCGTGCAAAATCGCCGATTACGAAGTGGTCAGCGAACCGAAGAAGGGACAGGAACTGGAAGGCATGGTCTTCCATCATCCGTTCCTCGAACGCACGTCGTCCGTGATCTTGGGTGAGCACGTCACGCTTGACGCCGGCACGGGTTGCGTCCACACCGCGCCGGGCCACGGTGTCGAAGACTTTGAAGTCGGCAAAAAGTACGGCTTGGACATTCTCTCGCCGGTTGACGACAAGGGCAACCTTACCGCCGAGGCGGGCGAAGATCTCGCCGGCTTAAATGTTTTGGACGGCGCCGATGTGGCGGTCATCAAAAAACTCGCGCATGCCGGCAAGCTTCTCGGCAAGAGCACGTTGCATCACCAATTCGCCCACTGCTGGCGCAGTAAAAATCCGGTGATCTATCGGGCGACGGAACAATGGTTCGCCTCCGTCGATGATTTCCGCGACGATGCGTTGAAAGCCGTCAACGATACGGAATTTATCCCGAGCTGGGGACGGGAACGCCTCTACAACATGGTCGCCGATCGCCAGGATTGGTGCATCTCGCGCCAACGCGTTTGGGGCGTGCCGATTCCGATTTTCTATTGCAACGATTGCCATGAAGCCGTCATCACCGATGAAACGATGGCGACCGTTCGCGCCAAAGTGAGAGAAGAAGGCACGGACGCCTGGTGGAAATACGAGGCGAAAGATCTGTTGCCGGAAAATTTTGCCTGTCCGCATTGCGGCGGTCATGAGTTTACCAAAGAATCGAACATCATGGACGTGTGGTTCGATTCCGGATCGACTTGGAGCGGCGTGCTCGAACAGGAGGGCTCGGAGTTGTATCCGGCCTCGATGTACCTTGAAGGCAGCGACCAGCATCGCGGCTGGTTCCAATCGTCTCTGCTGACATCGGTTGCCGTCAACGGACACGCGCCGTATAAAACAGTCTTGACGCACGGCTTTACGATGGACGGCGAAGGTCGCAAGATGAGTAAGTCGCTCGGCAATACGGTGGCGCCGCAGGAAATCATCAACCAATTCGGCGCGGACGTGATGCGTCTTTTGGTATCCAGCGCGGACTACCAGAGCGATGTGCGCTTGTCGCCGAAAATCGTCAAGCAGATGAGCGATGTGTATCGCAAAATCCGTAACACGTTCCGTTTCCTGCTCGGTAACCTGAGCGATTTCCGACCGGGGGTCGACGACGTGGCGTATGAACAACTGGAAGAAATCGATCGCTGGGCGCTTTTGCGTTTGGAAGAAGTACGTGAAAAAGTGACACAGGCGTATGAGAATTATGAATTTCATGTGATGTACCACGTCATTCATAACTACTGCACGGTCGATCTCTCCGCGATGTATCTCGACATCGTCAAAGATCGTCTGTACGCGGAAACGGCGACCTCCGTGACGCGTCGCGCCGCGCAGACAGTGCTTTATCAAATCCTGCAAACGCTCGTGCGCCTGATCGCGCCGGTACTGAGCTTCACCGCCGAAGAAATTTGGCAGGCGATGCCGGCGGTCGACGCTAAAGCGGAAAGCGTGCACCTGACCGATTGGCCGAAAGCGGTGGAGGAGCATCGCGATGCCGAACTCGGTCAACGTTGGGAAAAACGTCTCACCTTGCGCACGGATATCTTAAAAGCGCTGGAAGCGGCGCGCCAAGATAAAGTCATCGGTCATCCGCTCGATGCCAAAGTCATCCTGCACGCCGCCGGCGAAACGTATGACGAACTGATGCGGATCGTCGACGAACTCGCGGCGCTCGCCATCGTTTCGGAAGTCGAAGTCGTTGAAGGCACGGCAGGCGCTGCCGGCATGCAAGCCGAAACGACGCCGGATCTTATTTGTGAAATTCAAAAATCAACGGCCCCGAAATGTGAACGTTGCTGGATCCACAGCGAAACCGTCGGGGACTCGGCGGAGCATCCGACCGTATGCGCGCGTTGCGCTCGCGTGCTTGCCGAAGAAGCGGTTCAGGAATAA
- a CDS encoding xanthine phosphoribosyltransferase produces the protein MNQLETKIQTEGRIIDNRILKVDSFINQQLDPDIYREIGVRMAAQFAQSNVTRILTIEASGIAVALATAYELHCPVVFARKQKQSAFSDELYVTKIHSYTKNTDYHVTVSKEFLPAGESVLIVDDFLARGEASFGLARLVETSGSKVAGIGIVIEKSFQPGGRLLREAGYDLHSLVKIKAFTNNQVVFDE, from the coding sequence ATGAATCAGTTAGAAACAAAAATCCAAACCGAAGGGCGCATTATTGATAACCGCATTTTGAAGGTCGACAGCTTTATCAATCAGCAGCTCGATCCCGATATCTATCGGGAAATCGGCGTGCGCATGGCGGCGCAGTTCGCGCAAAGCAATGTCACCCGTATTTTGACGATCGAAGCCAGCGGCATCGCGGTGGCGCTCGCGACAGCGTACGAATTGCATTGCCCCGTCGTCTTCGCCCGAAAGCAAAAGCAAAGCGCGTTCAGCGATGAACTCTATGTGACGAAAATTCATTCATACACTAAAAACACGGATTACCATGTGACTGTCTCCAAAGAGTTTTTACCCGCGGGAGAATCGGTGCTGATTGTCGATGACTTTCTCGCGCGCGGGGAAGCGAGCTTCGGTCTGGCGCGCCTGGTCGAAACTTCCGGTTCCAAGGTCGCCGGCATCGGTATCGTGATCGAAAAAAGTTTCCAGCCGGGCGGCCGACTGCTGCGCGAGGCCGGTTACGATTTACATTCGCTCGTGAAAATTAAAGCTTTTACGAATAACCAAGTCGTTTTTGACGAGTAA